In a single window of the Streptomyces sp. NBC_00285 genome:
- a CDS encoding LytR/AlgR family response regulator transcription factor: MLRALAVDDERPSLEELLYLLSTDPRIGSVEGAGDATEALRRINRALESGPHGPEAIDVVFLDINMPGLDGLDLARLLTGFAKPPLVVFVTAHEGFAVQAFDLKAVDYVLKPVRKERLAEAVRRAAERLGSAPRIPVHEPDPDHIPVELGGVTRFVTVDDITHVEAHGDYARLHTDRGSHLVRIPLSTLEERWRYRGFVRIHRRHLVALRHIGELRLDAGTVSVLVGGVELQVSRRHTRELRDLLMRRP, translated from the coding sequence ATGCTGCGCGCCCTGGCTGTCGACGACGAACGCCCCTCGCTGGAGGAACTGCTCTACCTCCTCAGCACCGACCCCCGGATCGGCAGCGTGGAGGGCGCCGGTGACGCCACCGAGGCGCTGCGCCGCATCAACCGCGCGCTGGAGTCGGGACCGCACGGGCCCGAGGCGATCGACGTGGTCTTCCTCGACATCAACATGCCCGGTCTCGACGGCCTCGACCTCGCCCGGCTGCTGACCGGTTTCGCCAAGCCGCCGCTCGTCGTGTTCGTCACCGCCCACGAGGGCTTCGCCGTCCAGGCCTTCGACCTCAAGGCCGTCGACTACGTCCTCAAACCGGTCCGCAAGGAACGCCTCGCGGAGGCCGTCCGCCGCGCCGCCGAACGCCTCGGCAGCGCGCCCCGCATCCCCGTGCACGAACCCGACCCCGACCACATACCCGTCGAACTCGGCGGGGTGACCCGGTTCGTCACCGTCGACGACATCACCCACGTCGAGGCCCACGGCGACTACGCCCGGCTGCACACCGACCGGGGCAGCCACCTCGTACGCATCCCGCTGTCCACCCTGGAGGAGCGCTGGCGCTACCGCGGCTTCGTCCGCATCCACCGCCGCCACCTGGTCGCCCTGCGCCACATCGGCGAACTCCGCCTGGACGCGGGTACCGTGAGCGTCCTCGTCGGCGGCGTGGAACTCCAGGTCAGCCGCCGCCACACACGCGAGCTGCGGGACCTGCTGATGAGGAGGCCCTGA
- a CDS encoding Lrp/AsnC family transcriptional regulator, whose product MNSRPTPFDELDRKIVTALMANARTSFAEIGAAIGLSATAVKRRVDRMRDTGVITGFTATVEPWALGWRTEAYVEVYCEGAAPPRRLAEVVRNHPEITAAMTVTGGADALLHVRARDVEHFEEVLERIRVEPFIRKTISVMVLSHLLPESPEAGASQPAPDA is encoded by the coding sequence ATGAACAGCAGGCCCACGCCGTTCGACGAGCTCGACCGGAAGATCGTCACCGCGCTGATGGCGAACGCCAGAACCAGTTTCGCGGAGATCGGCGCCGCGATCGGACTGTCCGCCACGGCGGTGAAGCGGCGGGTGGACCGGATGCGGGACACCGGGGTGATCACCGGGTTCACGGCCACGGTGGAGCCGTGGGCGCTGGGCTGGCGCACCGAGGCGTACGTCGAGGTGTACTGCGAGGGCGCGGCGCCGCCGCGGCGGCTCGCCGAGGTGGTGCGCAACCATCCGGAGATCACCGCCGCGATGACGGTGACCGGGGGCGCGGACGCGCTGCTGCATGTGCGGGCGCGGGACGTGGAGCACTTCGAAGAGGTGCTGGAACGCATCCGGGTCGAGCCGTTCATCCGGAAGACGATCAGCGTGATGGTGCTGTCCCATCTGCTCCCGGAAAGCCCCGAGGCGGGCGCAAGTCAGCCCGCACCTGACGCGTAG